One part of the Lytechinus pictus isolate F3 Inbred chromosome 3, Lp3.0, whole genome shotgun sequence genome encodes these proteins:
- the LOC129256021 gene encoding notch homolog 2 N-terminal-like protein A yields the protein MRQGLAVTDCISSPCENGATCVPLPGGYECNCLTEYYGDRCENLNPCLKFDYCADRGNCSSIQGSTWDCDCFSGYVGYKCKHIDSCASGPCPEGTTCQNVWPSSYRCICEQHGYYGAECDNFNACSSSPCLNGGKCLHISSQEYNCDCNPDGDVTGYYGQNCENFDPCLPEPCDEFGGTCRNISDTDYFCECFLGFHGNFCSSFDVCMTSPCLNDGVCESYNNGTNYTCHCPPIYRGSHCERLRQCLGDVTVDIKGIISWPDIDVGTNTSSQCASGGNNVTRHCYFEETKNAARWTFPDTSECEKANLTNEVAATMTSYLRDSTGSNPAEMGDSEVSSASELLDAVVEFSYEQQEMAGNMMECVSNLLEVEDHVLESSARNSGADTR from the exons ATGAGGCAAGGATTGGCGGTGACAG ACTGCATATCATCACCCTGTGAAAATGGAGCAACTTGTGTGCCTCTCCCAGGTGGCTATGAATGCAACTGCCTGACCGAGTACTACGGAGACAGATGCGAGAACCTGAACCCGTGTCTTAAATTCGACTACTGCGCAGACCGTGGCAATTGTAGCAGTATCCAAGGCTCCACCTGGGACTGCGACTGCTTCTCGGGATACGTGGGCTACAAGTGTAAGCACATCGACTCTTGTGCTTCGGGACCTTGTCCAGAAGGCACGACGTGTCAGAATGTGTGGCCAAGCTCCTACAGATGCATTTGCGAGCAGCACGGGTACTACGGAGCAGAGTGTGACAACTTCAATGCGTGCTCGAGCTCGCCATGTTTGAATGGAGGGAAGTGCCTCCACATCTCAAGTCAGGAATACAACTGTGACTGCAACCCAGACGGGGACGTGACCGGGTACTACGGCCAGAATTGTGAGAACTTCGACCCCTGTCTACCCGAACCGTGCGACGAATTCGGAGGAACGTGCAGAAATATTTCAGACACCGACTACTTCTGTGAATGCTTTCTCGGATTTCATGGAAATTTCTGTTCCAGTTTTGACGTGTGCATGACGTCACCCTGTCTGAATGATGGTGTATGCGAATCATACAACAATGGAACGAACTATACGTGTCACTGTCCACCTATATATCGGGGATCTCACTGTGAACGATTAC GTCAATGTCTTGGTGATGTGACAGTGGATATCAAGGGCATCATCAGTTGGCCTGATATCGACGTGGGAACTAACACAAGCTCACAGTGTGCGTCAGGTGGGAATAACGTGACCCGCCATTGCTACTTCGAGGAAACAAAGAATGCTGCAAGGTGGACGTTCCCAGATACATCAGAATGCGAGAAA GCGAATTTGACCAATGAAGTTGCGGCTACAATGACGTCATACCTTCGGGATTCAACCGGAAGTAATCCCGCTGAGATGGGAGACTCGGAGGTTTCTTCTGCTTCAGAACTTCTTGATGCAGTGGTCGAGTTTTCTTACGAACAACAAGAG ATGGCTGGTAATATGATGGAATGCGTAAGCAATCTTTTGGAAGTAGAAGATCATGTTTTGGAGTCGAGTGCACGGAATTCGGGAGCTGATACCAGGTAG